Genomic window (Streptomyces sp. RerS4):
TCGGTGGGCAGGCGCGCCTCTTCGGCCAGCCGGGGCGCGCTCCAGCCCGTGACGTCGAGGAGGAGCCCGTCGAGGGGGCCGCCGACGAGCTCGCCGTAGGCGTGGCCGGGGCGGGGGCCCGGGTCGGGATCGTCGTGGTCGGCGCCGTAGACCCGGCGCGGCGGCATCCTGTCGTCCATGGTCACAGCTTCACAGGCGGCACTGACAACGACCGGGCGCGGACCGCCTACGCTGGCCGTCACGGCAGGCAACGACACGAGGAGCGCCACGCATGGGCCGGCAGGTACACCGACCGCTGGAGGACCGGGAGTTCGACTTCGTCCTCGGCATGATCGAGGGTCCGGTCCTCGTCCACTTCACCGGCAGCTGGCCCAAGGCGATGGAAACCGGCCGTGTGATGGACGCCCTCCTCGCCGAGCTGGCCGAGGAGTACGGGACCCGGCTGACGGCCGTGCGCGCCGACATCACCCGCTGCCCCGCCGCCACCCGCCGCTACGAGGTCACGGGCGCCCCGACCGTGCTCCTGCTGCGGGGCGCGGACGAGGTGGTGGCGCGTCACGAGGGGCCGCTGACGCGCGAGGGGTTCCGCGCCTTCCTCGACGCGCACGTGGAGCCGGCCTCCTGAAGCCGGGCGGGTGAACCCGGGCAGGCCGGCCGAAACTGACATAGGTGGGATAGGTGCCTTAGGCATGTAATGGATTCGGCGACACGGACGAACCATCGCTTGTGAGGTGCTTGTCATGCCCGAAGCCGTTGCCTTCCCCCAGGACCGAACCTGCCCCTACCACCCGCCGGCCGCCTACCGGCCCCTCCGGGAGGAACGGCCCCTCTCCCGGGTCACCCTCTTCGACGGCCGCCCCGTGTGGGCGGTCACCGGTCACGCCGAGGCGCGCGCCCTGCTCGCCGACGGGCGACTGTCGAGCGATCGCGCCAACCAGGCCTTCCCGGCCATCAGCAAGCGCCTGCAGGGGCTCCGCTTCCGCCGGGCCGCGCTCCTCGGGGTGGACGACCCGGAGCACAACGCGCAGCGGCGCATGCTCATCCCGAGCTTCACGCTGAAGCGGACGGCGGCCCTGCGGCCGCGCATCCGGCAGACCGTGGACCGGCTCCTCG
Coding sequences:
- a CDS encoding thioredoxin family protein, translated to MGRQVHRPLEDREFDFVLGMIEGPVLVHFTGSWPKAMETGRVMDALLAELAEEYGTRLTAVRADITRCPAATRRYEVTGAPTVLLLRGADEVVARHEGPLTREGFRAFLDAHVEPAS